From Pseudomonas hormoni:
GGCACAGTGATCGTGGATCTCGGGCAATGAATACGTTTAAACCCCAAATTGAGTCAGGTCATATGAGCGCTGATCCAACCGGGCAAGTCGTCTGGATTACCGGCCTGTCGGGCGCGGGTAAGTCAACGTTGGCTGTCGAGTTCGTTGCCGGGCTTCGAAGCCGTGGCCACTCGGTTGTCATGTTGGACGGGGACGAACTGCGCGACGTCTTTGGCGCAACCGCTGCCAATTCGCAAAACCATGGGCGTAAGGGGCGTTTGGCGCTGGCCATGCAATATGCCCATCTGTGCAGAGTCATTGCGGCGCAAGGACACACAGTCGTGATCGCCACGATTTCGCTGTTCCGCGAGGTTCATGCCTGGAACCGTGCCCACTTGCCTGGTTATTTCGAGGTTTATTTGAAGGTGCCGGTGGAGGAGTTGCGCCGCCGGGACCCCAAGGGAATATATCGCCGGTTCGATGCGGGCGAGTTGAACAACGTCGCGGGGCTCGATCTAGCGATTGATGAACCGGACGCGGCTGACTGGGTAGTGGAGTTTGACCCTGACCGCTCCATACAAACATTGACTGAAAACGTGCTGCACCATTTTTTTAGAAGGAAGTTGGTATGAAAACCGAATGGGACTACTCCACTCTGGCCGACGCTTACTTGAAGCGTCCTGACTACGCCGATGCCGCGATCGACGCAATGCTTTCCATTGCCGGTGCCGAGAAGGGCGACAAGTTTTGCGATGTCGGCGCAGGCGTCGCACACCTGACCCTCATGCTGGCTGCTCGTGGTCTGGATGTTGTGGCCGTGGAGCCGAATGATGCAATGCGGGCCAATGGCATCAAGCGTACCGCCGACCTCTCGAATGTTCGTTGGCATGAAGGCACCGGCGAAGTCACGGGTCAAGCATCCCAAGCGTTCGACATGGTCACCTTCGGTAGCTCCTTCAATGTCTGCGATCGCCAGCAGGCACTCAAGGAAACCGCGCGCATTCTCAAGCCTCGCGGCTGGTTTGCCTGCATGTGGAATCACCGCAATCTTGAAGATCCGATCCAGGCCCGAATCGAAGCCATCATTAAAGAGCGGGTACAGGGTTACGGTTACGGCACCCGTCGTGAAGACCAAACGGCAGTGATCGATGCCAGTGCGCTGTTCGGACCTGTTGTTCATCTTGATGCGCGCGTCATTCACGAGCAAAGCATTGAGGAATGCCTGGAAGCCTGGCGTTCCCACGCGACACTGGAGCGTCAAGCCGGTGCGAAATTCCATGAGGTGATCAGCGCAATCGACGACTATCTGAGAAGCCTTGATACGGCCTCGATCCAGATTCCGTACTCGACCAATATCTGGGTTGCTCAGTTGAGATAATGCCGATGGCGCTGCATTTCTCTACCAAGGCCGGCACATTGTCCGGCCTTCAGGAGCGGCTCCGGTCGGCTCGCATTGCTCCCTTGCTGTCGTTCACCGTAAGGGACTGGCAGATGGGGCGGCACGCCTGTTTTCGTGATGTCCGGGGACGATTGGGGGACGGTCCGTGGATCGTGCGCTCCAGTTGTCTGCGCGAAGATGGCGCGCAAGCGTCCGGCGCGGGGGCTTTTCTCTCGATCGCTGATGTCACTGAAGCAGAATTGGAGTCGGCCATTGAACAGGTGATCGCCAGTTATGGCGATACACACCTGGCAGACGAGGTACTGATTCAGCCAATGCTGGCGAATGTGGTTCGGTCCGGTGTCGCCTTTTCCCACGACCCGAATACCTGTGCGCCGTATCGGGTGGTGAACTGGTCGGAAGGCAGTGACACGGCATCGGTCACCAGCGGCATGGGCGGTCGGTTGTGGCAGCAAGCGGCACGTAGCGAAGTGCCGCCCCCGCCCAGCCTCGTTCCCATGATTGCCTTGCTCGAAGAGTTGCTGGAATTGTTCGATGGCGTCCCGGTCGATTGCGAGTTCGCTGTCACGCGCGAAGCCGCGGGCGAGGTGCTCTGGCTCTTGCAGGCCCGACCACTGATCCTGCCGACACCTGCGGAATCCGAAACAGACCAGGCTGCTCGTCTGGACAGTATTCAGCGCAAGGTGGCGCGGGGCATGCAGCCGCACCCATTCCTGATCGGCCAACGTACTGTCTATGGCGTGATGCCGGACTGGAATCCGGCCGAGATTATCGGTATCCGTCCCAAACCGCTGGCGCTTTCGCTGTACCGGGATCTGGTGACTGATTCAATCTGGGCCTACCAGCGCCACAATTACGGCTATCGCAACTTGCGTAGCTTCCCGCTGATGCCGCATTTCTTCGGGCTGCCGTACATCGATGTACGCTTGTCGTTCAACTCGTTCATCCCGGCAGATCTTGATGAGGGGTTGGCAGGGCGACTGGTCGATCACTACATCGATCGGTTACTGGCCGAACCGACGCTGCACGATAAAGTGGAGTTCGAGATCGTGTTCTCGTGCTACACACTGGATTTGTCGCAGCGGCTGGAGCGTTTGGCCAGTGCCGGGTTCCTGGAGCACGAGCTGGAGGCGATCAGCACCAGTTTGCGCAAGCTGACCAACCGCATCGTTCATCCCAAG
This genomic window contains:
- a CDS encoding adenylyl-sulfate kinase — protein: MNTFKPQIESGHMSADPTGQVVWITGLSGAGKSTLAVEFVAGLRSRGHSVVMLDGDELRDVFGATAANSQNHGRKGRLALAMQYAHLCRVIAAQGHTVVIATISLFREVHAWNRAHLPGYFEVYLKVPVEELRRRDPKGIYRRFDAGELNNVAGLDLAIDEPDAADWVVEFDPDRSIQTLTENVLHHFFRRKLV
- a CDS encoding PEP-utilizing enzyme gives rise to the protein MALHFSTKAGTLSGLQERLRSARIAPLLSFTVRDWQMGRHACFRDVRGRLGDGPWIVRSSCLREDGAQASGAGAFLSIADVTEAELESAIEQVIASYGDTHLADEVLIQPMLANVVRSGVAFSHDPNTCAPYRVVNWSEGSDTASVTSGMGGRLWQQAARSEVPPPPSLVPMIALLEELLELFDGVPVDCEFAVTREAAGEVLWLLQARPLILPTPAESETDQAARLDSIQRKVARGMQPHPFLIGQRTVYGVMPDWNPAEIIGIRPKPLALSLYRDLVTDSIWAYQRHNYGYRNLRSFPLMPHFFGLPYIDVRLSFNSFIPADLDEGLAGRLVDHYIDRLLAEPTLHDKVEFEIVFSCYTLDLSQRLERLASAGFLEHELEAISTSLRKLTNRIVHPKDGLWRADAAKLDTLNARREELLASNADPLERIYWLLEDAKRYGTLPFAGLARAGFVAVQMLKSLVTVGVFSQADYDCFMAGVSTVSGQLARDRATLDKATFLARYGHLRPGTYDILSPRYDEAPELYFDWTQRPSAPEPVQPFSLTLPQMREIVKQLEEHGLQPDPVGLLDFMQAGIELRELAKFHFTRNLSDALALIAEVGAQHGISREDMAYCDIGAFQELHVAAADPKDVLLHSIEQGKARYEKTLKLSLPPVITRPEDVWSFEWPETAPNFITQKQVTAPVVGSDDREKLAGAIVCIPNADPGFDWLFAYPIAGLITAWGGANSHMAIRAGELGLPAVIGAGEVLYRRWSAAQRLHLDCPGRWVEMLA
- a CDS encoding class I SAM-dependent methyltransferase — encoded protein: MKTEWDYSTLADAYLKRPDYADAAIDAMLSIAGAEKGDKFCDVGAGVAHLTLMLAARGLDVVAVEPNDAMRANGIKRTADLSNVRWHEGTGEVTGQASQAFDMVTFGSSFNVCDRQQALKETARILKPRGWFACMWNHRNLEDPIQARIEAIIKERVQGYGYGTRREDQTAVIDASALFGPVVHLDARVIHEQSIEECLEAWRSHATLERQAGAKFHEVISAIDDYLRSLDTASIQIPYSTNIWVAQLR